A DNA window from Brenneria izadpanahii contains the following coding sequences:
- a CDS encoding serine/threonine protein kinase, producing the protein MNSSVFNFQTLFPELIMDALLDAGIRVDSGLTALNSYENRVYQFTDEDRKRFVVKFYRPERWNSPQIMEEHAFASELADDEVPIVAPLALNGHTLHLYDGFYFAVFPSVGGRQYEMDNEDQLEWVGRFLGRIHQVGRRSSFTQRPTIGLNEYLHEPYKLLEGCPLIPATYRNAFLQATSKLIDTVEVYWNTDWQSIRLHGDCHPGNILWRDGPLFVDLDDARNGPAIQDLWMLLHGERHEQRIQLDILLEAYSEFAEFQDKELALIEPLRAMRQVHYLAWIIRRWEDPAFPRNFPWIKDADFWLKQTSIFTEQVKLLQEPPLQLMPMY; encoded by the coding sequence ATGAACAGTTCAGTTTTTAATTTTCAGACGTTGTTTCCTGAATTGATAATGGATGCCTTGTTAGACGCGGGAATACGTGTGGATTCTGGTTTAACAGCCTTAAACAGTTATGAAAACCGGGTGTACCAGTTCACGGATGAGGACCGAAAGCGTTTTGTGGTTAAATTTTACCGCCCTGAGCGATGGAATAGCCCACAAATTATGGAAGAACACGCGTTTGCGAGCGAGCTTGCCGACGATGAAGTGCCCATTGTCGCACCGTTAGCGCTTAACGGTCACACGCTCCATCTCTATGACGGATTTTATTTTGCGGTTTTCCCAAGCGTTGGCGGGCGGCAATATGAGATGGATAATGAAGATCAGTTGGAATGGGTTGGGCGTTTTTTAGGCCGAATTCATCAGGTTGGTCGTAGATCTTCATTTACGCAAAGACCAACGATAGGTTTGAATGAATATCTGCATGAACCTTATAAGCTATTGGAGGGGTGCCCGTTAATACCGGCAACTTATCGTAATGCTTTTTTACAGGCAACCAGTAAGTTAATAGATACCGTTGAGGTTTACTGGAATACTGATTGGCAATCTATTCGTCTGCACGGGGACTGTCACCCCGGTAATATTTTATGGCGTGATGGTCCTCTGTTTGTTGATTTGGACGATGCCCGTAATGGTCCGGCCATACAGGATTTGTGGATGCTGCTGCATGGCGAACGCCATGAGCAGCGGATCCAGCTAGATATTCTGTTGGAGGCTTACAGCGAGTTTGCTGAATTTCAGGACAAAGAGTTGGCATTAATCGAGCCTTTGCGAGCTATGCGGCAGGTGCATTATTTAGCCTGGATTATACGACGTTGGGAGGATCCTGCTTTTCCCCGAAATTTTCCTTGGATAAAGGATGCGGATTTCTGGCTTAAACAGACATCAATATTTACCGAACAGGTTAAGCTGCTGCAGGAACCTCCTCTGCAGCTGATGCCAATGTACTGA
- a CDS encoding YihD family protein, whose product MKCHRVNELVELLHPAWQKEPDLNLVQFLQKLAQEAGFEGQFSELTDDILIYHLKMRDSDKEQAIPGLKKDYEEDFKTALLRARGIIKD is encoded by the coding sequence ATGAAATGTCATCGCGTTAATGAACTGGTTGAGCTGTTGCATCCGGCCTGGCAAAAAGAGCCTGATTTAAATCTTGTACAATTTTTACAAAAACTTGCACAGGAGGCGGGGTTTGAGGGGCAGTTTAGTGAGCTGACTGATGATATCCTTATTTATCATCTGAAAATGCGTGACTCGGATAAAGAGCAGGCTATTCCAGGGCTTAAAAAAGATTATGAAGAAGATTTCAAAACGGCATTACTTCGTGCTCGTGGGATAATTAAGGATTGA
- the mobA gene encoding molybdenum cofactor guanylyltransferase MobA, whose translation MITGVILAGGQATRMGGCDKGLLELNGLPLYQHVLSRLKTQVDEVIINANRNIPVYQQSGCRVVSDLQNGFSGPLAGILASMSAINTEWLVFVPCDVPNLPQDLVKRLWEGRKEKNAAYATDGKREHPTLLLINRRFMKPLEDYLSRGDRKLMIFMEQIGATAVSFADQPEAFRNLNFPEDLTLLQGRPS comes from the coding sequence ATGATCACTGGCGTAATTCTGGCTGGCGGACAGGCAACCCGCATGGGCGGATGTGATAAAGGCCTGCTGGAGTTAAACGGGCTGCCGTTATATCAACATGTGCTGTCGCGACTGAAAACACAGGTCGATGAGGTTATTATTAATGCCAATCGAAATATTCCTGTCTATCAGCAAAGTGGATGTAGAGTAGTAAGCGACCTGCAAAATGGTTTTTCCGGGCCATTGGCCGGCATACTCGCCAGCATGTCCGCCATCAACACAGAATGGCTGGTTTTCGTTCCCTGCGATGTTCCCAACCTGCCTCAGGACTTGGTAAAACGATTATGGGAAGGTCGAAAAGAAAAAAACGCGGCCTATGCCACTGATGGTAAACGAGAACATCCCACATTACTGTTAATAAATCGGCGTTTTATGAAGCCACTGGAGGATTATCTTAGCCGTGGCGATCGTAAACTAATGATCTTTATGGAACAGATCGGTGCGACTGCCGTTTCCTTTGCCGATCAGCCTGAAGCATTCCGTAACCTGAATTTTCCCGAGGATCTGACACTTCTTCAAGGGCGGCCATCATGA
- the mobB gene encoding molybdopterin-guanine dinucleotide biosynthesis protein MobB, whose product MNPDQPRLLAIAAYSGTGKTTLLKAVIPILKRDGIRVGLIKHTHHHMDVDTPGKDSYELRKAGAEQTMVVSNQRWALMTETPAQQPPDLHELTKKMDASALDLILVEGFKQEKINKIVLFRQALGRPLSDLLDDYVIAIGADSPLSTPLPQLDINQPQQVADFIRRWLTLTP is encoded by the coding sequence ATGAATCCTGACCAGCCTCGCCTGCTTGCTATCGCAGCTTATAGCGGCACCGGAAAAACAACGTTGCTAAAAGCCGTCATTCCTATCCTTAAGCGCGATGGTATTCGGGTTGGATTAATCAAACATACGCATCATCATATGGATGTTGATACGCCAGGTAAGGACAGTTATGAGTTGCGGAAGGCCGGAGCAGAGCAAACTATGGTGGTCAGCAACCAACGATGGGCCTTAATGACGGAGACACCGGCGCAACAGCCGCCCGATTTACATGAACTGACGAAAAAGATGGATGCCTCCGCGCTCGATCTCATTTTAGTGGAGGGGTTCAAGCAGGAAAAAATTAACAAGATCGTACTGTTTCGTCAGGCATTGGGACGCCCGTTGAGCGATTTACTGGATGACTATGTTATCGCTATTGGCGCAGACAGCCCCCTTTCTACGCCACTGCCGCAGCTAGATATCAATCAACCTCAGCAGGTAGCTGATTTTATCCGCCGGTGGCTTACTCTGACGCCCTAA
- the rbsR gene encoding ribose operon transcriptional repressor RbsR, protein MTTMKDVARLAGVSTSTVSHVINNNRFVSDTVRDRVMAAVEQLNYAPSALARSLKINQTQTIGMLLTASNNPFYAEVVRGVERSCYERGYSLILCNTEGDRDRMSRSLETLLQKRVDGVLLMCTESHRPLPDMMNRYPSIPMIVMDWAPFDGGIDVIKDNSLLGGEMATNYLISRGYRKIACIAGPKDKTTAYNRLEGYRQAMQLAGLSIPAGYEIFGDFEFETGYRAMRQLLSLENKPDAVFAGNDAMAVGVYHALYQAGLTIPKDMAVIGYDDIELARYMSPPLTTIHQPKDELGELAVDTLLYRLEHPDTEPNVLVLTPELMVRKSVG, encoded by the coding sequence TTGACAACCATGAAAGATGTCGCCCGTTTAGCGGGTGTTTCCACCTCTACGGTTTCCCACGTTATCAATAATAACCGCTTTGTCAGCGATACCGTCCGCGACAGGGTGATGGCTGCCGTTGAGCAGCTTAATTATGCGCCTTCTGCATTGGCCCGAAGTCTCAAAATCAATCAGACGCAAACGATAGGCATGCTGCTGACGGCCAGTAACAACCCGTTTTACGCCGAGGTGGTGCGTGGCGTTGAGCGCAGTTGTTATGAACGGGGCTACAGTCTGATCCTGTGTAATACCGAAGGTGACCGCGACCGAATGAGTCGCAGTCTGGAAACATTACTGCAAAAACGCGTCGATGGCGTACTGCTGATGTGCACAGAAAGCCATCGGCCGCTGCCTGATATGATGAATCGCTATCCTTCTATACCGATGATAGTGATGGATTGGGCGCCGTTTGATGGGGGAATTGACGTCATTAAGGATAATTCCCTGTTGGGCGGCGAGATGGCGACGAATTACCTTATTTCACGTGGTTATCGAAAAATAGCCTGTATTGCGGGCCCAAAAGATAAAACCACAGCGTATAACCGGCTCGAAGGGTATCGTCAGGCCATGCAGCTTGCCGGGTTATCTATTCCAGCAGGGTATGAAATTTTTGGTGATTTTGAATTTGAAACCGGTTATCGGGCAATGCGGCAGCTATTGTCGTTAGAAAATAAACCTGATGCGGTGTTTGCCGGCAATGACGCCATGGCGGTCGGCGTTTATCATGCGCTGTATCAAGCCGGACTCACCATCCCCAAAGACATGGCGGTTATCGGCTATGATGATATTGAGTTGGCCCGCTATATGTCCCCTCCTCTTACGACAATCCATCAACCTAAAGATGAACTCGGCGAGTTGGCCGTTGATACCTTACTGTATCGGTTGGAACATCCCGATACTGAACCGAATGTTCTGGTGCTTACGCCGGAATTGATGGTGCGTAAATCTGTTGGGTAA
- the rbsK gene encoding ribokinase has product MKMGKLVVLGSINADHILNLEQFPFPGETVIGKQYRVAFGGKGANQAVAAGRSGADIAFIACVGDDDIGTKIRRQLSEDRIDISAVEAVSGQTTGVALIFVNGEAENMIAVNAGANAAVTPDYLRRHQRQIIDASALLMQLESPLETVTAAARLAHEHHTQVILNPAPACELPDELLSLVDIITPNETEAQRLTGIAVKTEDDAARASQVLHDKGIATVLITLGSRGVWLSEKGNGRRIPGYRVQAVDTIAAGDTFNGALVTALLENQPMSAAVKFAHAAAAIAVTRPGAQPSVPWREEIDAFLQSQR; this is encoded by the coding sequence ATGAAAATGGGTAAGCTGGTGGTATTGGGCAGTATTAATGCTGACCATATTCTCAATCTGGAGCAATTTCCCTTTCCGGGGGAAACGGTGATCGGTAAGCAATACCGTGTCGCTTTCGGCGGAAAAGGGGCTAATCAAGCTGTTGCCGCTGGACGCAGCGGCGCGGATATCGCCTTTATCGCCTGTGTCGGCGATGATGACATCGGTACAAAGATCCGCCGGCAGTTAAGCGAAGACCGTATTGATATTTCGGCGGTTGAAGCTGTTTCAGGCCAAACGACCGGCGTGGCTTTGATTTTCGTCAACGGTGAGGCTGAGAATATGATCGCGGTTAACGCCGGTGCAAATGCGGCCGTTACCCCAGACTACCTTCGCCGTCATCAACGGCAAATTATCGATGCTTCCGCTTTGCTTATGCAGCTTGAGTCGCCATTGGAAACGGTAACGGCGGCGGCCAGACTTGCTCATGAACATCATACCCAGGTTATTCTTAATCCCGCGCCGGCCTGTGAACTGCCTGATGAATTGCTGTCGCTGGTGGATATCATTACCCCCAATGAAACGGAAGCTCAGCGCCTGACGGGGATCGCCGTCAAAACAGAAGACGATGCGGCTCGCGCTTCGCAGGTATTACATGATAAAGGTATTGCAACCGTACTGATTACCTTAGGCAGCCGTGGCGTCTGGTTGAGTGAAAAAGGCAATGGGCGACGTATTCCAGGCTATCGGGTTCAGGCGGTGGACACCATTGCCGCCGGAGACACCTTCAACGGCGCGCTGGTAACGGCGCTGCTGGAGAATCAGCCGATGTCGGCCGCGGTTAAGTTCGCTCATGCCGCCGCCGCGATCGCCGTCACCCGTCCAGGAGCCCAGCCGTCCGTACCGTGGCGTGAAGAGATAGATGCTTTCTTGCAATCCCAGAGGTGA
- the rbsB gene encoding ribose ABC transporter substrate-binding protein RbsB: protein MNMKKLATLVSAVALSAAVSANALAKDTIALVVSTLNNPFFVSMKDGAQKEADKLGYNLVVLDSQNNPAKELANVQDLTVRGTKVLLINPTDSDAVGNAIKLANQAKIPVITLDRVASSGEVVSHVASDNAFGGKVAGDFIAKKVGEGAKIIQLEGIAGTSAARERGAGFIKSAENHKFTILASQPADFDRTKGLNVMQNLLTAHPEVQAVFAQNDEMALGALRALQTAGKTDVLVVGFDGTEDGVKAVESGRLAATVAQRPDQIGVIGVETADKALKGEKVQAIIPVDLKLVTK, encoded by the coding sequence ATGAATATGAAAAAACTGGCGACACTGGTTTCTGCTGTTGCGCTAAGTGCGGCTGTCAGCGCCAATGCACTGGCCAAAGATACGATTGCTCTGGTGGTATCAACATTGAATAACCCGTTCTTTGTATCAATGAAAGATGGGGCGCAAAAAGAAGCCGACAAGCTGGGATATAACCTGGTGGTGTTGGATTCTCAAAACAACCCGGCCAAAGAGCTGGCGAACGTTCAGGATCTGACGGTTCGTGGCACGAAAGTACTGCTGATTAACCCTACTGACTCCGATGCGGTGGGTAACGCCATTAAGCTGGCCAACCAGGCGAAAATTCCGGTAATTACCCTCGATCGCGTGGCAAGCAGCGGTGAAGTGGTTAGCCACGTCGCTTCTGATAATGCCTTTGGCGGTAAAGTCGCCGGTGATTTTATTGCGAAAAAAGTGGGTGAAGGCGCCAAGATCATCCAGTTGGAAGGGATTGCCGGAACCTCTGCGGCGCGTGAGCGCGGCGCGGGTTTTATAAAGTCCGCCGAAAACCACAAGTTTACTATTCTGGCCAGTCAGCCTGCCGACTTCGATCGCACTAAAGGGCTGAATGTAATGCAGAATCTTTTGACGGCGCACCCTGAAGTGCAGGCGGTATTTGCTCAGAATGACGAAATGGCGCTTGGCGCGTTGCGGGCGTTGCAAACCGCAGGTAAAACTGATGTGCTGGTGGTGGGATTTGACGGCACGGAAGACGGCGTGAAAGCCGTTGAGTCCGGCAGATTGGCCGCAACGGTCGCGCAGCGCCCCGATCAGATTGGCGTTATCGGCGTTGAAACCGCCGATAAGGCGCTGAAAGGCGAAAAAGTGCAGGCTATCATCCCGGTTGATCTGAAACTGGTAACAAAGTAG
- the rbsC gene encoding ribose ABC transporter permease, which translates to MNSQSITAKRWFSKEWLLEQKSLIALLILIAAVSAMSPNFFTLNNLFNILQQTSVNAIMAVGMTLVILTSGIDLSVGSLLALTGAVAASIVGLEVNALFAVLGALALGTFIGAGTGVIVAKGKVQAFIATLVMMLLLRGVTMVYTNGSPMNTGFSDAADAFGWFGIGRPLGVPTPVWIMVIVFAAAWYMLHHTRLGRYIYALGGNESATRLSGISVDKIKIIVYSLCGLLSALAGIIEVARLSSAQPTAGTGYELDAIAAVVLGGTSLAGGKGRIIGTLIGALILGFLNNGLNLLGVSSYYQMIVKAVVILLAVLVDNKSGK; encoded by the coding sequence ATGAATTCCCAATCCATCACGGCAAAACGCTGGTTCAGTAAAGAATGGCTACTTGAGCAGAAATCGCTGATCGCCCTGCTGATCCTTATTGCGGCCGTTTCCGCTATGAGCCCTAATTTTTTCACCTTGAACAATCTGTTCAATATTCTCCAGCAAACGTCCGTCAATGCCATCATGGCGGTGGGAATGACGCTGGTGATTCTTACTTCCGGCATCGATCTTTCCGTTGGTTCTTTACTGGCGCTGACCGGCGCGGTGGCCGCATCGATTGTCGGTCTTGAGGTCAACGCCCTGTTCGCGGTGTTAGGCGCGCTGGCGTTGGGGACGTTTATTGGCGCGGGAACGGGCGTTATTGTCGCGAAAGGAAAAGTTCAGGCGTTTATCGCCACGTTGGTCATGATGCTGTTATTGCGCGGCGTCACCATGGTTTATACCAACGGCAGCCCGATGAATACCGGCTTTTCCGATGCCGCGGATGCCTTCGGCTGGTTCGGCATCGGTCGTCCGTTGGGGGTTCCGACGCCCGTCTGGATTATGGTTATCGTATTCGCGGCGGCCTGGTACATGCTGCATCACACCCGGTTAGGCCGTTATATCTATGCGCTGGGCGGCAATGAGTCCGCCACCCGGCTGTCGGGCATCAGCGTTGATAAAATTAAAATCATCGTCTATTCCCTGTGCGGGCTGTTATCCGCCCTGGCGGGAATTATCGAAGTGGCGCGTTTATCTTCGGCTCAACCTACCGCCGGAACAGGCTACGAGCTTGACGCCATCGCGGCGGTAGTGCTGGGCGGAACGAGTTTGGCCGGCGGAAAAGGACGTATTATCGGCACGCTGATTGGCGCGCTGATCCTCGGTTTTCTTAACAATGGACTGAATTTACTCGGTGTTTCTTCTTACTACCAGATGATCGTCAAAGCAGTCGTCATTTTGCTGGCGGTTTTGGTAGATAACAAAAGCGGTAAATAA
- the rbsA gene encoding ribose ABC transporter ATP-binding protein RbsA, producing the protein MQPLLQLQGITKTFPGVKALSGAALNVYPGKVMALVGENGAGKSTMMKVLTGIYQKDAGSVRFLGKEVEFSGPKASQDAGIGIIHQELNLIPQLTIAENIFLGREFTNRFGRIDWNKMYAEADKLLKRLNLRYDSRRMVGDLSIGDQQMVEIAKVLSFESKVIIMDEPTDALTDTETASLFSVIKELQAQGRGIVYISHRLKEIFEICDDVTVFRDGQFIGECPVSDLQEDRLIEMMVGRKLEDQYPRLNQPPGHVRLQVKNLSGPGVDNVSFTVRKGEILGVAGLMGAGRTELMKILYGALPRSGGYVALDGREVVTRKPQDGLANGIVYISEDRKRDGLVLGMSVKENMSLTALRYFSRRGGQIKHPQEQLAVGDFIRLFNIKTPSMEQPVGLLSGGNQQKVAIARGLMTRPNVLILDEPTRGVDVGAKKEIYQLINQFKQEGLSIILVSSEMPEVLGMSDRIIVMHEGRLSGEFPIEQATQEALMAAAVGKQYGVKQE; encoded by the coding sequence ATGCAACCTTTACTGCAACTGCAAGGCATTACCAAAACTTTTCCCGGCGTTAAGGCGCTTTCCGGGGCGGCGTTGAATGTTTATCCGGGCAAGGTGATGGCGCTGGTGGGCGAAAATGGCGCCGGTAAATCCACCATGATGAAAGTGTTGACCGGTATCTACCAGAAAGACGCCGGCAGCGTGCGTTTTCTGGGAAAAGAAGTGGAGTTCAGCGGTCCGAAAGCCTCTCAGGACGCCGGAATTGGTATTATTCATCAGGAACTCAACCTTATCCCCCAGCTTACTATCGCCGAAAATATTTTTCTCGGACGTGAGTTCACCAACCGCTTTGGCCGTATTGACTGGAATAAGATGTACGCGGAAGCGGACAAACTGCTGAAGCGTTTGAACCTGCGGTATGACAGCCGGCGTATGGTTGGCGATCTGTCGATTGGCGATCAGCAAATGGTGGAGATCGCCAAAGTGCTGAGTTTTGAATCAAAAGTCATCATCATGGATGAGCCTACCGATGCGCTGACCGATACCGAAACCGCATCGTTATTCAGCGTAATTAAAGAGTTACAGGCTCAGGGGCGCGGCATTGTTTATATTTCTCACCGTCTGAAAGAGATCTTTGAAATATGCGATGACGTGACCGTATTTCGCGACGGCCAGTTTATCGGCGAATGCCCGGTTAGCGATTTGCAGGAAGATCGGCTGATTGAAATGATGGTCGGCCGCAAACTGGAAGATCAATATCCTCGCCTGAATCAGCCGCCGGGACACGTTCGCTTACAGGTGAAGAATCTTTCCGGGCCAGGCGTCGATAACGTCAGCTTTACCGTACGCAAAGGGGAAATTCTTGGCGTTGCGGGGTTAATGGGCGCCGGGCGTACCGAATTAATGAAAATACTTTACGGCGCACTGCCGCGGTCCGGCGGTTATGTGGCGCTGGATGGGCGGGAGGTCGTGACACGTAAACCGCAGGATGGTCTGGCCAACGGTATTGTCTATATTTCTGAAGATCGAAAACGCGACGGTTTGGTATTAGGCATGTCGGTCAAAGAGAATATGTCGTTAACTGCACTGCGTTATTTCAGCCGTCGCGGCGGTCAGATTAAACATCCGCAAGAGCAGCTGGCCGTCGGCGATTTTATCCGCCTGTTTAATATCAAAACTCCGTCTATGGAGCAGCCTGTCGGGCTGTTGTCCGGCGGTAATCAACAGAAAGTCGCCATCGCCCGCGGATTGATGACCCGCCCCAACGTGTTGATTCTTGATGAGCCCACACGCGGGGTCGATGTGGGCGCCAAAAAAGAAATCTATCAGTTAATCAATCAGTTCAAACAAGAGGGACTGAGCATCATCCTGGTGTCATCCGAAATGCCCGAAGTATTGGGAATGAGCGATCGCATCATTGTTATGCACGAAGGCCGCTTAAGCGGCGAGTTTCCGATTGAGCAAGCAACCCAGGAAGCGCTGATGGCTGCGGCCGTTGGTAAGCAATACGGCGTAAAGCAGGAGTAA
- the rbsD gene encoding D-ribose pyranase: protein MKKAVLLNADISSVISRLGHTDRVVIGDAGLPIPDTTTRIDMALTHNIPTFLQVVEAVTSEMQVEAAILAEEMAEKNPTLHNALLDQLKQLERHQGNSIELHYVSHEDFKIQSGKSRAIIRSGECSPYANVILCAGVTF, encoded by the coding sequence ATGAAAAAAGCCGTATTGCTGAATGCAGATATATCTTCCGTAATTTCCCGTTTGGGTCATACCGATCGGGTGGTGATTGGCGACGCTGGCTTGCCTATTCCCGATACGACAACGCGAATCGATATGGCATTGACTCACAACATCCCCACCTTTTTACAGGTTGTGGAGGCCGTCACCAGCGAGATGCAGGTCGAGGCCGCGATTCTTGCGGAAGAAATGGCGGAAAAAAATCCAACACTCCATAACGCGTTACTCGATCAATTGAAACAGCTTGAGCGACATCAGGGAAACTCAATCGAATTGCATTATGTCAGCCATGAGGATTTCAAAATTCAAAGCGGAAAAAGCCGGGCCATCATTCGCAGCGGAGAATGCTCTCCGTATGCCAATGTCATTCTTTGCGCAGGCGTAACGTTCTGA
- a CDS encoding YgiW/YdeI family stress tolerance OB fold protein, which translates to MKKTIALFAITALISAPVFAAQTGGLVSPDSSAVSAPQGGFSGPNSSATTVDKALEMKDDSWITLTGNIEQRIGNDDYLFRDATGTIRVEIDHKRWNGQNVSPTDKVEIQGELDKDFNSVELEVKHIRKL; encoded by the coding sequence ATGAAAAAAACAATCGCACTTTTCGCCATTACGGCCCTGATTTCCGCACCGGTCTTCGCTGCCCAGACTGGGGGCTTGGTAAGCCCTGATTCTTCGGCCGTCAGCGCGCCGCAAGGCGGATTTTCAGGCCCGAACAGCAGCGCGACCACGGTAGACAAGGCTCTGGAGATGAAAGATGACAGTTGGATTACTCTGACAGGTAATATAGAACAGCGCATCGGCAATGACGATTACCTGTTCCGTGATGCAACGGGCACGATAAGAGTAGAGATCGATCATAAGCGTTGGAACGGGCAGAACGTTTCTCCCACGGATAAAGTCGAGATTCAGGGCGAGCTGGATAAAGATTTCAACTCCGTTGAGCTGGAAGTAAAACATATCCGTAAACTTTGA
- the qseB gene encoding quorum sensing response regulator transcription factor QseB — translation MRILLIEDDRLIGDGLKAGLTKLGFNVDWFTQGKAGAAAIDAAPYDAVVLDLSLPEIDGLDILRQWRQARHDEPVLVLTARDALEQRVEGLQQGADDYLSKPFALTEVAARLQALIRRRHGQLQPVLTHGAVSLELGSRTVTLNNEPQVLKSRELALLELFLMNPGRVLTRAQLEEKLYGWDDDVSSNAVEVHIHHLRKKLGSGFIRTVHGVGYILGEAS, via the coding sequence ATGAGAATTTTGTTAATCGAAGACGATCGTCTGATTGGCGACGGGCTTAAAGCCGGACTAACCAAACTTGGTTTTAATGTTGACTGGTTTACGCAAGGTAAAGCAGGCGCCGCGGCCATAGACGCGGCACCTTATGATGCGGTGGTGCTCGATCTCAGCCTGCCGGAAATAGACGGGTTGGATATTCTGCGGCAATGGCGCCAGGCCAGACACGATGAACCGGTACTGGTCCTCACCGCCCGAGACGCGTTGGAGCAGCGCGTTGAGGGGTTGCAACAGGGCGCTGACGACTATCTGAGTAAACCCTTTGCCCTGACGGAGGTCGCCGCGCGCCTACAAGCGCTGATCCGTCGTCGGCACGGACAGCTTCAGCCCGTACTGACGCATGGCGCCGTATCTCTTGAGCTGGGATCTCGTACCGTAACTTTAAACAACGAACCGCAGGTACTTAAATCCCGCGAGTTGGCGCTGCTTGAACTGTTTCTGATGAATCCCGGCCGCGTATTGACGCGCGCGCAGTTGGAAGAAAAACTGTATGGCTGGGATGATGACGTATCCAGCAACGCTGTCGAAGTGCATATCCATCATTTACGCAAAAAGCTGGGCAGCGGCTTCATCCGCACGGTACACGGCGTCGGCTATATTCTGGGAGAGGCGTCATGA